Proteins encoded by one window of Rutidosis leptorrhynchoides isolate AG116_Rl617_1_P2 chromosome 7, CSIRO_AGI_Rlap_v1, whole genome shotgun sequence:
- the LOC139857837 gene encoding F-box protein At3g07870-like — translation MSKELPEDVIIDIMSRVPTRYILRFKCVCKSWYALFQNPNFISKHFKNQSAISDPSFLLVTPNISATSTSSVRTVSLMLSDSSYKSIKIPIEIDVSKQLDVCGSCNGLICLRILPLGSVILLWNPATRVFKDLPISPLGRFKIDPSSVLLGFGFDDVVKDYKVLRIVDLDVMQKRVEMYSLSTNSWREVETSVPFIISNEESQCSVFLNGKFHWTAIGFLDVHDRLDEKRMIVCFDICDEVLSYLNPPEFDEFIGEDLEVAWKVVAIKESLAVISWSGKGSAMMFEVWVMKEYGVWTKYTSFELQETSVARPLGCGLKGEFLLVKDNKQLVMYDLDSQRVHNLGNHEVANSSKVFNHVGSLISINGGKVATRTNLSSVVNNLDNRLVDDLFALLFY, via the coding sequence ATGTCGAAAGAGCTGCCAGAAGACGTAATCATCGATATCATGTCGCGTGTTCCTACTAGATACATCCTCCGTTTCAAATGCGTTTGCAAATCATGGTACGCCCtttttcaaaaccctaatttcatctccAAACATTTCAAAAATCAATCCGCCATTTCAGATCCATCTTTCCTTCTAGTAACACCTAACATATCCGCCACCTCAACTTCCTCAGTTCGTACGGTTAGTTTGATGTTATCTGATTCATCATACAAATCAATCAAAATCCCAATTGAAATCGACGTTTCTAAACAGTTAGATGTTTGCGGGAGCTGTAACGGGTTAATTTGTTTGAGAATTTTGCCGCTTGGTTCGGTTATTTTGTTATGGAATCCTGCTACTAGGGTGTTTAAAGACTTACCTATTTCGCCTCTTGGGCGTTTTAAAATTGATCCATCAAGCGTTTTGTTaggttttgggtttgatgatgttGTAAAGGACTACAAGGTGTTGAGGATTGTGGATCTTGATGTTATGCAGAAACGAGTTGAGATGTACTCGTTGAGTACGAATTCATGGAGGGAGGTTGAGACTAGTGTTCCATTTATAATCTCTAATGAGGAGTCACAATGTAGTGTGTTTTTGAATGGGAAGTTTCATTGGACTGCTATCGGATTTTTGGATGTGCATGACAGGCTGGATGAGAAGCGGATGATTGTGTGTTTTGATATTTGCGATGAGGTGCTTAGTTACTTAAATCCACCTGAATTTGATGAATTTATTGGAGAAGATTTGGAAGTTGCTTGGAAGGTTGTAGCAATCAAGGAATCACTAGCGGTTATCAGTTGGAGTGGGAAGGGATCTGCAATGATGTTTGAGGTGTGGGTGATGAAAGAATATGGAGTGTGGACGAAATATACGTCATTTGAACTTCAAGAAACTAGCGTTGCTAGACCATTGGGGTGTGGATTAAAAGGTGAATTTTTGTTGGTGAAGGATAATAAACAACTGGTCATGTATGATTTGGATTCACAAAGGGTTCACAATTTGGGGAATCATGAGGTTGCTAACTCGTCTAAGGTGTTTAATCATGTTGGAAGTTTAATATCTATCAATGGTGGGAAGGTTGCCACCAGGACTAATTTATCGTCCGTGGTTAACAATTTGGATAATCGTTTGGTTGATGACTTGTTCGCTTTATTATTTTATTAG